The Acidithiobacillus thiooxidans ATCC 19377 DNA window TCCCTTTCATGGGCAAGAATAAGTTTTAAACGGTCTTTGGCCACATTGGCCGTTTTTTTCCGGGAACCGAGAATATAATCAAGTATGGACATGTCAGCCTCCAAAAAGCTTTTTGAAAAAACCCACTTTCGGAGCCTGAATAAATCGGAGGGGTTTCTCTTCGCCCAGGAAGCGGGCTACTACATCCTTATAGGCTTCAGCCACATCGGTGTTTCCCATATGCACGGCGGGAATACCCTGGTTGGAAGCCTGCAGCACCACTTCTGACTCGGGAATGACACCCAGCAGTGGTGTCCTCAATAATTCCTTGACGTCTTCCAGGGAAAGCATTTCACCGTCTTCCACCCGCTTGGCGGAATAACGGGTCAACAACAAATGTTCCTTGACGGGTTCTTCTCCCTGTTCGGCTCGACGTGAGCGTGCAGCAAGAATCCCCAGAATCCGATCGGAGTCGCGTACTGAAGAAACTTCCGGGTTGGTGACGACAATCGCCTCATCCGCATGATACAAGGCCATCAGCGCTCCTGATTCAATGCCAGCCGGCGAATCACAGACAATATAATCAAAGTCTTTGCGCAGTTCGTCCATAACCGTGGTAACCCCTTCAACGGTCAAGGCATCCTTATCGCGGGTTTGTGATGTGGGGAGCACATACAGGTTTTCGCAGTGTTTGTCTTTGATCAGGGCCTGCTGGAGCTTTGCCTCACCCTGAATGACGTTGATGAGATCGTAAACTACCCGACGCTCGCAACCCATAATGAGATCAAGATTGCGTAAACCCACGTCAAAATCTATGACGACCGTTTTATACCCGCGCAGCGCGAGGCCGCTGGCAAAAGCTGCGCTGGTGGTGGTTTTGCCGACGCCACCTTTCCCTGAAGTTATGACGATTATTTTGGCCACGTTTTTTTTCTCCGGATCATTATGAATTTAAGGGGGTAATATGCAGTTGCTCGTCCCGGCTGTAAACCTGCGCAGGTTTTCCCCAAAGGGGGTGGTCCGGTTCGAGGGTCCGATATAATCCTGCGATGGAAACCAGTTCTGCCTCCAGTGCCATGCAAAATATACGGGCATTTTCATCTCCGTTGACTCCGGCCAAAGCGCGACCTCGCAGCGGTCCGTAAACATGAATGTTGCGGTCAGCGATGATTTCCGCTCCGGCGTTGACGGTTGCCATACAGACCAGATCGCCATTACGCGCGTAATTTCGTTGCCCACTGCGCACCGGGTGTTCAATCAGCAGGCTGGCAGATGGTGCTGGGCTGGGAGCAGTGGACGGCTGGCTTAAGGTTGCTTCGGGTTTTGCCGGAGCGCGCTGGGCTTGTCCACGCAATACCGGAAGGTGAAGGGATGTGGCCAGCAACTGATGCGTTGTTGCGGCATTGCGAATGCCTACAGGCATCCAGCCTGCATCCCTTAATACCTGAATGATTTTTTCGAGAGCCAGTGGGGCTTCTTCAGGAATGCCGCTCAGATCCAAGACCAGCGGTGATTCCTGATGGAATGCCGCAGCAGCAGGATGACGGCGGTGTTCTTCGTCAATGCGCGCCTTGAGCAAGGTCGGATCATTACTTTCCAACTGTAAAACAGAAAGCGTAAAGACGCGTCCACTCAAGCGTAAGGGGGAAAATTCGTGAGAGCCCACTTCTGTTTTTTTAGCAGACATGTTTCACGTGAAACATTTCATGATCTCCGTTTATACCTCTTTCAGGAGTGGACGCTTATCGGTTTTGCCGTTCCAGGTTTCTGCATCGGGTAGAGCACTTTTCTTGCGCAAAATGACAGGCCATTTTTTGGTGAGTTCAGCATTGATGGCGGTGAAGTCGCGCTGGTCTTCCGGCACATCGTCTTCGGCAAAAATGGCATCTGCCGGGCATTCGGGAATACAGGCGGCGCAGTCAATACATTCGTCAGGATCAATAACCAGAAAATTGGGGCCTTCATGAAAGCATTCTACGGGACACACTTCTGCACAATCAGTGTATTTGCACTGGATACAGTTTTCGGTAACGACGTAAGTCATGGGTTGTCTACTTTTTTACTGGCGCGCTTGCGTGCTGCGGGCGCGGGTTTGTCGACGGTAGTTGTTGAGGCCTTGGTGGTTTTTTTGGCTGTGGTTTTCTTTGCAGAAGCCGTTTTCGTGGTCTTTTTCGCGGTACTTTTCGCTGTCTTGCTGGCGGCTTTGCGCGCTGGAGCTTTGGCGGGCGCGGCGCGTTTTTCCCGGGGAGGAGGCGGCGTATAGTCAACCAGCAGTGCAGCAATTTCTGCTTCACTGGCGGTTACCTGAAAATGGAATCCGCATTCTGGCTGAGGACAGGCGAGTTGTTCTCCCAGTCGTTTTCCACTTTTTTCAATCATGATCGGCCAGGCACAACGTGGACAGGCTTTGGCAACCGGAGGCCCCCAGACAGCGTAAGTGCATTTTGGATAAGTGTTGCAGGAATAAAATACTTTGCCATAACGACTGCGCTTTTCTACCAGTTCGCCTTCTCCACATTGAGGACAGGTGACGCCGGAAGACTTGGGCTGGGTCAACGGTTCAATGTGCTTACATTCCGGATAACCACTGCAGGAAATAAAGCGCCCGTAGCGCCCGGTTTTATACACCAGGGGTTTTCCGCAGTCGGGACAGTCGCGTCCAACGGGTTCAGGGGCTTCCCGGGGCCCGTCCACAGGACGGGTGTACTTGCAATCGGGGTATCCTGAACAGGCGACAAAACGACCATGCCGTCCAAGGCGCAGAAATAGTGGCTTTCCACATTCAGGACAATTTTCGTCCATGGCTTCGCTGGTGGCTTCGGCGCGACTGACGTTGGCTTTTTCATCCAGCAAGGAGCGAAATGGTCCCCAAAATTCGTTCAGTACCGGCCGCCATTGCTTTTCGCCACGGGAGATGGCATCCAGCTCATCTTCCATACCTGCGGTAAAGTTGTAGTCCACATAACGCTCAAAATGATTGGACAGAAAGCGTCCAACGACTCTGCCCAGATCGGTGGGCCTAAAGCGACGTTGTTCCGTTTCTACATATTCGCGATTTTGCAGGGTCTGAATAATGCTGGCGTAAGTAGAGGGCCTCCCGATGCCATGGGCTTCCAGAGTTTTTACCAGCGTCGCATCACTGTAGCGGGGTGGCGGTTCGGTAAAATGCTGTTCCGGATCTACGCCCTGAACTTGCGGCTGGTCGCCTTGTTCCAGAGGCGGGAGAATACGATTATTTTCATCTTCGTCCGTATCATCTTTCCCTTCCAGATAAACCGCCATGAAGCCGGGGAAAGTAACGGTCGAACCGTTGGCACGTAGCGTCCAGTGGGTCCCGGCATCCATGTCTACAGCGACCATATCCAGGCGGGCCGGAGCCATCTGACAGGCGACGCTGCGTTTCCAGATCAGATCATATAGCCGCCACAAATCCTTTTCGAGAATACCCTGCAGCATTTCCGGCGTTCGACTGATGTCCGTCGGGCGCACAGCTTCATGGGCTTCCTGGGCATTTTTGGTTTTGGTTTTGTAACGACGTGGGCTTTCAGGGACAAATTCATGACCATAATGCCCGTCGATGAAACCGCGAATATCGGCAATGGCTTCTTCGGAAAGGTTGACGGCATCCGTACGCATGTAACTGATCAGGCCGACGGTTTCACTCCCAATGTTTATGCCTTCATAAAGCTGCTGGGCGACGCGCATGGTGCGGCTGGCGTTGAAACCCAGTTTGCGGGAGGCTTCCTGCTGCAGGGTGGAGGTTGTAAAAGGCGCGGCAGGCTGACGTTGCCGGCTTTTACGCTCCACTTCGCGGACCTGAAGCGCTTGCTGCTGCATATCCGCTTCCATACTGCTGCGTATGGATTCTGCCTGGGTTTCATTGTTGATATCAAATTGTTCCAGTTTTTTGTTTTGCCAGTGCGTCAAACGCCCGGAAAACTCACTGTCGGCGTGCAGCAGGCGTGCCGCAATCGTCCAATATTCCTGGCTGACAAATGCCTCAATTTCGTCTTCCCGCTCGCAGATCAGACGCAGAGCGGCGCTTTGCACCCGACCGGCAGAAAGCCCGGGACGCACTTTGCGCCACAGCAGCGGCGACAAATTGAAGCCCACCAGATAGTCCAAGGCGCGCCGGGCCTGTTGGGCATTGACCAGATCCATGGCGATTTCGCGGGGATTGGCAATGGCTTCCTGCACGGCCTTTTTGGTGATTTCGTGAAAAACCACGCGCTGGGCGGGCTTGTTTCCCAACTGCTTGCGCTCGCGCAGCAGTTCTACCAAATGCCAGGAAATGGCCTCGCCTTCGCGGTCCGGATCGGTGGCGAGCCAGAGTTTATCAGCCTTGCGCAATGCCTTGATAATGGCTTCTACATGCCGTTCATTGCGCTCGATGGCTTCATAACGCATGGCAAAATCCTGCTCAGGATCAACGGCCCCTTCTTTGGGGCGAAGATCACGAACGTGACCATAAGAGGCTAGAACTTCAAAATCATCCCCGAGATATTTCTGGATGGTTTTGGCTTTGGCAGGAGATTCGACAATTACGAGCTGATGGGCCATAGGTCAGTGCAGTATCCGGGTTCCGTCTGTGTCCAGTAAGGCGTCTACCCAGAGTGCTTCCGGGCCGGGATCGTTGGCCATTACCATGAAGGCAACCCAGTCAAGGGTTTCCATATCCATATCCTCAAGGTCGAGGGCCAGTAAGCGATCAATGATCCGCTCCCGCATGGCGCCGTTAATGACGCCTAGGCGTTCCCAGTCATGCAGTTGACCGCGTGCTGCCACAGAAAGGTTCTGCAGCTCGTAGGGATGATAGGCGCGCAGCGCTCGGGGACTGGTATCTTCCTGTTCTTCAACAGCAAAACCTTCCATCCAGTCGAGGGCGCGCTGAATGTCCGCGTCGGGAAAACCCACGGCACGAAGATGATCTTCAATGACCGCGTCGTCTTCGTCGTCGAGGTGATCCAGTAGGTATGTAATTATGTCTATGACGTCTTCCATGCCAGAGCCTTCAGGGTGCAGGAGGGAGGCGACAGAACCGGCCGCCGGGGCTGGCCGTGAGGTAACCTGATATTTCCATTTCCAAGAGGATGGCCGAAAGCTCGCCCAGCGTCAATCCACAACGCGTAGCAATTTCTTCTGCTGTCAGCGGATCAAAGTTCATGGCTGCCCAGACTTTCGCCTGATGGGGATCGTCAGGTTGCCAATGATCCGCTGCTGTTACCGGTCGGGCCTGGCATAATGCGCCAAATAGCGGCCCCAGCTCGCTCAACACATCCTCGGCACTTTCCACCAGTTTGGCACCGTCACGAATCAGACGATGCGGACCTCGGGACAGCGGTGAGTGGATCGAACCGGGTACCGCAAATACTTCTCGCCCCTGCTCCATAGCCAGGCGGGCAGTAATCAGGGAGCCGCTGTTTTCTGCCGCCTCAACAATCAGTACCCCCAGACTGAGTCCGCTGATGATGCGGTTGCGACGTGGAAACAGGCCACTATGCGGTCCGGTTTCCGGGGCCTGTTCACTGACGAGCAGGCCATGCTCGATAATCTGGTGCGCTAACTGTAAATGCGTGCGCGGATAAATCAGATCGGCACCGGTGCCCAGTACGGCAACAGTGCCGCTGACTAGTGCACCGCGATGGGCGGCAGCGTCAATGCCCAAGGCCAGGCCACTGGTAATGATCAGCCCGGTTTCACCAAGACTACGGGCAAAAGCCTCGGCGGTAGCTGCCCCTACAGCCGTTGCCGAGCGGCTGCCGACAATAGCCAGCATGGGCTGGTTCAGACAGGAACGCTGTCCCCGAATAAATAACAGGGGCGGTGGGTCGGGAATTTGTCGCAGCAAAGGCGGATAATCGGGATCCGTCCAGCGACATAAATCCGTATCGGGACTATTCAGCCAGCGCCGGTCAGCAGGACGGATAAGGTCTTCGGGGTCTTTTTGCAGAGCCTGGATCTGCTTTGCGGACAAACCGAGGTCTTGTAACAGGCCGGCCCCCGTTTGAAAGCAGGCGGCGGCATGGCTAAATCGCTCCAGTAAAGCCTGTTGCCGCTGTGGCCCCAAACCGTTAATTCGGCAAAGTGCCAGCCAGGCGGCATCAGACATTATTTTTGCACAGTGCCATCGGCTGAGGCAGGACTGTGAATTGCATCTCCCAGGCGGATGCTCTGACTGGCCATGGTGATGACTGCATAGGAAACCGAGGGGAAAACCCGGAACACCATGATATCGCCGATGGTTTGGTCCGGCAGTGTAAAGGCCTTGCCGGTAACCGCATTGGTCGTTACCCCACTACGCTGGATCTGCAGGATATTACCGGGCTTGAGATCATCCCGGGCACCCTGATCAATGATGACTACCTGACCGACGGTCAGCGCCGGGTTCCCATCCAGTTGGCCAATGATATGACCCGCGACAGCATGGAGGGGTGCACTGGGAAAATAATGAGGGATTGCCGTTGTGACGACGGGTACCAGGCGTGCACCAAGATCAATTTCTTTGCGGAGTTTGGTGATTTGCACCGCAGCGTGATGACCACTCTGGGTGACCGTCACTTGCCCCAGGTCTTCCAGAGCATAGCCTAAAGAACGATGGGTTTTGGCCTGGAATAACTCCGGTCCCAGGGTGACGACTTGGTAGCGGCTGCCAACAGAGGCTTTTTCCAGTCCGACTGTGTAGAGCGTATCCCCGGTCACATAGGTGGGTCTTTGCTTGGCGGCTGCAGCCAGATAAGGCAGTTGCGCGAAGACTTTTTTACTGTCGATTACTCCGGGAGTACCGAGAAAGGGCATCACTTCACCAGTAGAAACCGAGGGTACAGCCTCTTTCGACATTTGTGGACGCAGCTCCACAAAATTGCTTCCGTTTTCACTGAAAGACGATGCGAGACCCAGTTCGGGTTCACCATTGGCCCCATAGTGGATGACAATGCGATCGCCGGGATAAATCAGGTTGGGGTTTTGAATGTAGGGATTTTTATGCCATATCTGTGGCCACTGCCAGGGATGAACCAGAAAATGGCCGGCAATGCCCCAGAGGGTATCTCCAGGTTTTACGGTATAACTTTGTTGTGTGCGCAGTTGAATACCGGCAGGCGCCGCCTGGGCCATTACCGGAGCCAGGGCGCTCAGGCCGAGGGTAAAAACAAGGTTGCGCCATATGTGTTTGTACATGTAATGATCTCCGCTGGACTTCCGCAGGGGATAGTATTAGTCCAAGATACGTTTTTTGCCGGATAGCCCTTCATTAATTTGGTGGTAAAAATGTCGCTCCTGAAAATACTCGAATTTCCCGATCAGCGCCTCAAGAATATGGCGCAGCCTATTGTCCGGGTGGACAAGCAGGTTCAGCAGCTTGCCGATGACATGGCGGAAACCATGTACGATGCTCCGGGGATCGGTTTGGCGGCTCCTCAGGTGGCCGCCGGACAACGCCTGATTGTCGTGGATGTTTCTGAAAATCGCAATGATTTGATGGTGCTGGTGAACCCCGAAATCATCGCCCATAGTGGCGAGGAAGAAATGAAAGAAGGTTGTCTGTCGGTTCCCGGTGTTCTGGAAACGGTTCGGCGGGCCGAAAAAATTACCCTGCGGGCAACGACCGTACAGGGGAAACTCATTGAGCTCGAAGCTGATGGCCTGCTGGCGGTATGCATTCAGCATGAAATTGATCATCTCAATGGCACCTTGTTTGTGGATCATCTGTCGCGCCTGAAACAGAATCTGATCCGTCGCAAGGCGGAAAAGCGGGTGCGTCAGGGTGAGTAAACGCATTGTTTTTGCGGGAACTCCAGAATTCGCCCGCATCGTTCTTGAAGAATTACTGGTCGGTCCAGAGGTTCTGGTGGGGGTATTGACGCAGCCCGACCGACCTGCCGGGCGCGGCCGCCATCTGCAGGAAAGCCCGGTCAAGCAATTGGCCAGGGAGGCGGGTATTCCGGTTTTTCAGCCGGAGTCCTGCAAAACTCCCGAGGCTCTGGATTTGTTGCGCAGCCTGCAGCCGGATCTCCTGATTGTCGTGGCCTATGGACAGATACTTCCGCAGACAGTTCTCGATACACCCCGCCTTGGCGCCATTAATGTCCACGCCAGTCTGTTACCCGCCTGGCGTGGTGCCGCCCCCATTGCCCGCGCCATTGCTGCCGGAGACGCGGAAAGCGGGGTGGCCATTATGCAAATGGAAGCCGGGCTGGATTCTGGACCGGTGCTAAACGTACTTACCTGTCCCATACATCCTGAAGACACGGCGGCCAGCCTCCATGATCGTCTGGCACTGCTGGGCAAAGCCGCCTTGCGGCAGGCTCTGGACGCGCTCTGGGCAGGGACCGCAACAGCACTGGTTCAGGATGAAAGCCGGGTAAGCTACGCGCGTAAGCTGAAGAAAGAAGAAGCCTTGCTGGACTGGCAGCTTCCCGCTGCAATGCTGGACCGTCAGGTGCGCGCCTTTAATCCCAGCCCCATTGCGCATACGCTGTTTCGGGAGAAAGGATTGCGCGTCTGGCAAGTCAGACCGATAGCGACAACGGTGGATATTGCGCCAGGAAGCATCACCGCCATCCACAAGGAGAGTTTCACGGTAGCCTGTGGTGACGGGCAACTCGAATTGCTGCTTTTGCAACCGGCGGGCAAGGGAAAACTCAGCGCGGGAGATTTCATCCGTGGATATCATCCTGTGCAGGGAGAAAAGTTGGGATGAGTAAAAAACCAAATCACCAGGGAAGCCCCGGCATGCCCGGCGGAACCCTGCTGCGGCAAGCAGCCATCAAGGTATTGCAAGCCGTGGATGAAGGCGAAAAAGTGGATCAGGCCCTGGCCGCTACGACAGTCAGCGGCCCGGAGCGCGCCACATTGCAGTGGCTGGTGCTGGGAACCTTGCGGGAATATTTGTTACTGCAGAAATTATCCGGATTACTGCTGCGCAAAAGCTGGCGGGAAGAAGACCAGAATCTGGGTTTTCTTCTGCATCTGGCACTTTTTGAATTGCGGCATGGACAGCGCCCCGCTTTTGCGGTGGTGAACGATTGGGTGGAGATGGTCGAAACCCTCCAGAAAACCTGGGCTAAGGGTCTGATGAATGCGGTTTTGCGCCGCTTTCTGCGTGAACGTGAAGCCCTGGAAGCGCAATTAGCGGATCCTGATCTGAGTCATCCGGCCTGGCTGGCCGCGCGCCTCAGGGAAGCCTATCCGGAAGAATGGTCAGCCATAGCCGCCGCCAACAATCGTCCCGCACCCCTCTGGCTGCGCGTCAATACGCAGCGGGTCAGCCCGGAAAACTACCGCGAGTTGCTGCTGGCACAAGGTTTGTCCTGTCATGGGGTGGACTGGAGTGACGCCGCTCTTTGTCTTCCCGAAAGCATTCCGGTCGCCACGCTTCCGGGTTGGGACGCGGGCTGGGTGGCCGTGCAGGATGCGGCGGCCCAGATGGCCGCGCACATTCTGGCTCCCCAATCCGAAGAACGAATACTGGATGCTTGTGCCGCACCGGGAGGAAAAACTGCGCATCTTTGGGCATTGGGCGCACGCCGTCTGGATGCCTTGGACCGCTCTGCAGAACGTCTCCAGAAATTACGGGAAGCGCTATTCCGGCAGGGGGCTATTGCCCATCTCCAGGCTGCCGATGCGGGTGATCCGGAAAGCTGGTGGAATGGTGAACCATATGACGCCATTCTCCTGGATGCGCCCTGTACGGGCGTTGGCGTCATTCGCCGGCATCCCGATATCCGCCTGCGCCGTCAAGCCGAAGATGTCCAGCAGGCCGTGGCCCAACAGCAACGCCTTCTAGAGGCATTATGGGGTTGTTTGCGCCCTGGCGGTCGTCTTCTTTATGCGACCTGTTCGATTCTGCCCGAAGAAAATCTGTTGCAGATTCGGGCGTTTCTGGCACGCCACGAGGATGCCCGCCAGCAGGCCCATCCCCTCACCGGACAACATTTGCCGGGTCAGAATGACATGGATGGTTTTTACTATGCCCTCCTGGTGAAAGCTGGATGACCTCTGTGCTGGTTTTTGCGCGAGCGGGTGGCATGATGCGCAAGCGCGGCGCGGTTTGGCTGGGCCTGATCCTGGGCTTGTGGTGTTTTGTGGGTTCTGGCTGGGCTTTGGCAGGTACCGCGTTTCACGTGGAACAGTTACAGGTCGCGCCAGAAATGAACCGGGTGAAAATCAATGCTCAGGTGCAAATCACTAAAGAAGACCTGCTGCAGGAAATTCTCGATCAGGGCCAGACCCTGATCTGGGTCGTAAAAGCGGAATGGCGGGAACCCGAACCATTTTCCTTTATTACCGGTCTGGGCACCCATGCGCAAAAAGAAGCCCGCTGGCAAATTCACTATTATCCGCTGACCAATCAATACGCACTGAAAAATGCAGCAGGCACCATGCGCTTATTCAATCATTGGCAGGATGTTGTCAGCGTCCTGAAGCAGATTCATGATTTCGAGTTGCCTTTGCAACAGGGCGCGGCACGGGGACGGGTAGCGCTGCGGGTTTATGTGGATATACAGGCTCTGCCTGTCCCTCTGCGCCTGCGTGCATTGCTGGATCACTGGAAACTGGAGTCCCCATGGACCGTCAGCGCGCTCCTTTCAAACTGAGAAACTGGTTACGCGCCCTCAGTGCCGGCGCGGCGCCGGAACGCCAGAAGGTTGGCCCTCGCTGGGGTGCCATTTTATTGCTTCTGGCCATTTTAGGCTTTCTGGCGATCAATTTTTTTACCAGCGCGGGCGGGCCCCTGAGCCGCTATTTTGTCCCTATGCTGGTCATTTCAGCGGGTATTGTCCTTTTTCTACTGATTTTGGTGCTCGTTTCCGTGGTGGCGCTATTGGTCCGGCTGCGTCGGGGAGAAGTAGGCAGTCAGCTCGCCACGCGTTTGGTGATCATCATCACCCTGTTGAGTTTTCTGCCTGCGGCCGTGGTTTTCGGATTTTCCTGGCAGTATCTGAATCGGGGGGTCGATTCCTGGTTTAGTTCGGCCGTGCAAAGTGCTCTGGACCAGGCTTTGAATGTAGCCAAGGCCGGCATTGACCGTTATCGCAATTCGACGCTGCTGGCTGCCGAGAGCATCGCCCAGGCTTTGGTGGGTGAATCAGACAGTAACGCCATCCTCACCGTCATTGCCTTGCGTGATCAGTACCATTTGAGCAGTGTCACCCTGTTTTCCAGTGATAACCGGATTATTGCCACCAGCAGTAATAATCTGGCCCTGGCACCGCGCCTGCCGCGTCAGGAAATTCTGTCTGATGAAGGGCATCCAACCGCAAATATTGAGCC harbors:
- a CDS encoding DUF4390 domain-containing protein → MTSVLVFARAGGMMRKRGAVWLGLILGLWCFVGSGWALAGTAFHVEQLQVAPEMNRVKINAQVQITKEDLLQEILDQGQTLIWVVKAEWREPEPFSFITGLGTHAQKEARWQIHYYPLTNQYALKNAAGTMRLFNHWQDVVSVLKQIHDFELPLQQGAARGRVALRVYVDIQALPVPLRLRALLDHWKLESPWTVSALLSN
- the minD gene encoding septum site-determining protein MinD, whose translation is MAKIIVITSGKGGVGKTTTSAAFASGLALRGYKTVVIDFDVGLRNLDLIMGCERRVVYDLINVIQGEAKLQQALIKDKHCENLYVLPTSQTRDKDALTVEGVTTVMDELRKDFDYIVCDSPAGIESGALMALYHADEAIVVTNPEVSSVRDSDRILGILAARSRRAEQGEEPVKEHLLLTRYSAKRVEDGEMLSLEDVKELLRTPLLGVIPESEVVLQASNQGIPAVHMGNTDVAEAYKDVVARFLGEEKPLRFIQAPKVGFFKKLFGG
- a CDS encoding DUF494 domain-containing protein, with protein sequence MEDVIDIITYLLDHLDDEDDAVIEDHLRAVGFPDADIQRALDWMEGFAVEEQEDTSPRALRAYHPYELQNLSVAARGQLHDWERLGVINGAMRERIIDRLLALDLEDMDMETLDWVAFMVMANDPGPEALWVDALLDTDGTRILH
- the fmt gene encoding methionyl-tRNA formyltransferase; this encodes MSKRIVFAGTPEFARIVLEELLVGPEVLVGVLTQPDRPAGRGRHLQESPVKQLAREAGIPVFQPESCKTPEALDLLRSLQPDLLIVVAYGQILPQTVLDTPRLGAINVHASLLPAWRGAAPIARAIAAGDAESGVAIMQMEAGLDSGPVLNVLTCPIHPEDTAASLHDRLALLGKAALRQALDALWAGTATALVQDESRVSYARKLKKEEALLDWQLPAAMLDRQVRAFNPSPIAHTLFREKGLRVWQVRPIATTVDIAPGSITAIHKESFTVACGDGQLELLLLQPAGKGKLSAGDFIRGYHPVQGEKLG
- the fdxA gene encoding ferredoxin FdxA; the encoded protein is MTYVVTENCIQCKYTDCAEVCPVECFHEGPNFLVIDPDECIDCAACIPECPADAIFAEDDVPEDQRDFTAINAELTKKWPVILRKKSALPDAETWNGKTDKRPLLKEV
- the def gene encoding peptide deformylase, which produces MSLLKILEFPDQRLKNMAQPIVRVDKQVQQLADDMAETMYDAPGIGLAAPQVAAGQRLIVVDVSENRNDLMVLVNPEIIAHSGEEEMKEGCLSVPGVLETVRRAEKITLRATTVQGKLIELEADGLLAVCIQHEIDHLNGTLFVDHLSRLKQNLIRRKAEKRVRQGE
- the minC gene encoding septum site-determining protein MinC, with translation MSAKKTEVGSHEFSPLRLSGRVFTLSVLQLESNDPTLLKARIDEEHRRHPAAAAFHQESPLVLDLSGIPEEAPLALEKIIQVLRDAGWMPVGIRNAATTHQLLATSLHLPVLRGQAQRAPAKPEATLSQPSTAPSPAPSASLLIEHPVRSGQRNYARNGDLVCMATVNAGAEIIADRNIHVYGPLRGRALAGVNGDENARIFCMALEAELVSIAGLYRTLEPDHPLWGKPAQVYSRDEQLHITPLNS
- the rsmB gene encoding 16S rRNA (cytosine(967)-C(5))-methyltransferase RsmB, whose translation is MSKKPNHQGSPGMPGGTLLRQAAIKVLQAVDEGEKVDQALAATTVSGPERATLQWLVLGTLREYLLLQKLSGLLLRKSWREEDQNLGFLLHLALFELRHGQRPAFAVVNDWVEMVETLQKTWAKGLMNAVLRRFLREREALEAQLADPDLSHPAWLAARLREAYPEEWSAIAAANNRPAPLWLRVNTQRVSPENYRELLLAQGLSCHGVDWSDAALCLPESIPVATLPGWDAGWVAVQDAAAQMAAHILAPQSEERILDACAAPGGKTAHLWALGARRLDALDRSAERLQKLREALFRQGAIAHLQAADAGDPESWWNGEPYDAILLDAPCTGVGVIRRHPDIRLRRQAEDVQQAVAQQQRLLEALWGCLRPGGRLLYATCSILPEENLLQIRAFLARHEDARQQAHPLTGQHLPGQNDMDGFYYALLVKAG
- a CDS encoding LysM peptidoglycan-binding domain-containing protein — translated: MYKHIWRNLVFTLGLSALAPVMAQAAPAGIQLRTQQSYTVKPGDTLWGIAGHFLVHPWQWPQIWHKNPYIQNPNLIYPGDRIVIHYGANGEPELGLASSFSENGSNFVELRPQMSKEAVPSVSTGEVMPFLGTPGVIDSKKVFAQLPYLAAAAKQRPTYVTGDTLYTVGLEKASVGSRYQVVTLGPELFQAKTHRSLGYALEDLGQVTVTQSGHHAAVQITKLRKEIDLGARLVPVVTTAIPHYFPSAPLHAVAGHIIGQLDGNPALTVGQVVIIDQGARDDLKPGNILQIQRSGVTTNAVTGKAFTLPDQTIGDIMVFRVFPSVSYAVITMASQSIRLGDAIHSPASADGTVQK
- the topA gene encoding type I DNA topoisomerase, translating into MAHQLVIVESPAKAKTIQKYLGDDFEVLASYGHVRDLRPKEGAVDPEQDFAMRYEAIERNERHVEAIIKALRKADKLWLATDPDREGEAISWHLVELLRERKQLGNKPAQRVVFHEITKKAVQEAIANPREIAMDLVNAQQARRALDYLVGFNLSPLLWRKVRPGLSAGRVQSAALRLICEREDEIEAFVSQEYWTIAARLLHADSEFSGRLTHWQNKKLEQFDINNETQAESIRSSMEADMQQQALQVREVERKSRQRQPAAPFTTSTLQQEASRKLGFNASRTMRVAQQLYEGINIGSETVGLISYMRTDAVNLSEEAIADIRGFIDGHYGHEFVPESPRRYKTKTKNAQEAHEAVRPTDISRTPEMLQGILEKDLWRLYDLIWKRSVACQMAPARLDMVAVDMDAGTHWTLRANGSTVTFPGFMAVYLEGKDDTDEDENNRILPPLEQGDQPQVQGVDPEQHFTEPPPRYSDATLVKTLEAHGIGRPSTYASIIQTLQNREYVETEQRRFRPTDLGRVVGRFLSNHFERYVDYNFTAGMEDELDAISRGEKQWRPVLNEFWGPFRSLLDEKANVSRAEATSEAMDENCPECGKPLFLRLGRHGRFVACSGYPDCKYTRPVDGPREAPEPVGRDCPDCGKPLVYKTGRYGRFISCSGYPECKHIEPLTQPKSSGVTCPQCGEGELVEKRSRYGKVFYSCNTYPKCTYAVWGPPVAKACPRCAWPIMIEKSGKRLGEQLACPQPECGFHFQVTASEAEIAALLVDYTPPPPREKRAAPAKAPARKAASKTAKSTAKKTTKTASAKKTTAKKTTKASTTTVDKPAPAARKRASKKVDNP
- the dprA gene encoding DNA-processing protein DprA, producing MSDAAWLALCRINGLGPQRQQALLERFSHAAACFQTGAGLLQDLGLSAKQIQALQKDPEDLIRPADRRWLNSPDTDLCRWTDPDYPPLLRQIPDPPPLLFIRGQRSCLNQPMLAIVGSRSATAVGAATAEAFARSLGETGLIITSGLALGIDAAAHRGALVSGTVAVLGTGADLIYPRTHLQLAHQIIEHGLLVSEQAPETGPHSGLFPRRNRIISGLSLGVLIVEAAENSGSLITARLAMEQGREVFAVPGSIHSPLSRGPHRLIRDGAKLVESAEDVLSELGPLFGALCQARPVTAADHWQPDDPHQAKVWAAMNFDPLTAEEIATRCGLTLGELSAILLEMEISGYLTASPGGRFCRLPPAP